A single Chanos chanos chromosome 8, fChaCha1.1, whole genome shotgun sequence DNA region contains:
- the LOC115819758 gene encoding NACHT, LRR and PYD domains-containing protein 3-like, whose protein sequence is MKSDWSMDKPRTQFREEDGSTDHGIQQKIPSGQSSHSDENPTQDFLSDYDEVRRSVQLRVKSCLQTKFQYITEGTAKHRNPALLNDVYTELYVTEGDSGEVNNEHEVRQIETVSRRPETQDTPIKCNDIFKPLPGQDKPIRTVLTKGVAGIGKTVSVQKFVLDWAEGKANQQVYLMFPLPFRELNLMKDRQCNMKDLLHHFFPEIKGLKCEDLDNNNIIFILDGLDECRLSLGLQDDRNLCDLEKSTSVDVLLTNLIKGNLLPSALLWITSRPAAANHIPPECIQRVTEVRGFSGPQKEEYFKKRISDEKLASRVFAHVKSSRSLYIMCHIPVFCWISATVLERMLDEAESGEIPKTLTQMYAHYLIIQTEMKEKYTERKGTNEEIIFKLGRLAFHQLEKGNLIFYEEDLRECGIDVREASVYSGVCTQIFREELGLYQGKVYSFVHLSLQEFLAALFVFLSSINKVNTAHSQTGQLSDLFHQKTMSETLKTAVDKALQSENGHLDLFLRFLLGLSLESNKTLLQGLLSVTGSSSQGKEEIVSYIKEKIRENPSAEKSINLFYCLNELNDRSLVEEVQRYLKGRGDVLCLSGVRLSPAQWSALVFVLLTSEEKLEEFDQTKFAQSEQCTLRMLPVIKMSRKAMLANCELTEKSCADLAQALSSNSACLTELNLSGNYLQDSGVKLLSAGLRSPNCKLQKLWLCYCELTEESCTHLASVLGSESSSLRYLNLRNNDLQDTGVKKLSAGLTNPNCKLESLMLYNCYLTGKSCEALALALHSETSSLRFLDLSHNNLQNSGVSLLSDGLKNPHCKLQTLKLFNCKLTERSCAALASVLSSTSSSLRDLDLGNNKLQDLGVKQLCVGLENPHCKLETIKISGCNLTEESGVTLASVLSLQTSSLRDLELGDNKLQDSGVKQLSAGLQDPHCKLRTLRLFNNQFTEEGCAALSAALRSNPSLLTELDLSKNTLGDVGANQLSALLGDPDCNLEKLELRQCSISDEDCNSLASAIRSNPSQMRELDLKYNKITDLGKKLLSALQEDSKLEKLKLRKSKRWIVALRNYTFTAV, encoded by the exons ATGAAGAGTGACTGGTCAATGGACAAACCAAGAACCCAGTTCAGAGAGGAGGACGGTTCTACTGACCATGG AATTCAGCAGAAGATTCCCAGTGGTCAGTCCTCTCACAGTGATGAAAACCCAACTCAG GATTTTTTATCTGACTATGACGAGGTCCGAAGATCAGTTCAACTGAGAGTCAAATCCTGCCTACAGACAAAGTTTCAGTATATCACAGAGggaacagcaaaacacagaaatCCAGCACTGCTCAACGACGTCTACACGGAGCTCTATGTCACAGAGGGTGACAGTGGAGAGGTCAATAAcgaacatgaggtcagacagattgagacGGTATCCAGGAGACCAGAAACACAGGACACACCAATCAAATGCAACGACATCTTTAAACCCTTACCTGGAcaagacaaacccatcagaacCGTGCTGACAAAGGGAGttgctggcattggaaaaacagtctctgtgcagaagtttgTTCTGGACTGGGCCGAAGGAAAAGCCAATCAGCAAGTTTACCTTATGTTCCCACTTCCCTTTAGAGAGCTGAATTTGATGAAGGACAGGCAGTGTAATATGAAAGATCttcttcatcattttttccCAGAAATTAAAGGATTAAAGTGTGAGGACcttgacaacaacaacattatttTCATCCTGGATGGCCTGGATGAATGTCGACTCTCCCTGGGTCTTCAGGATGACAGAAATTTGTGTGATTTAGAAAAATCAACTTCAGTGGACGTACTTCTGACCAACCTCATCAAGggaaatctgcttccctctgctctcctctggataaCCTCCCGACCAGCTGCAGCCAATCACATCCCACCTGAATGTATCCAGCGAGTGACAGAGGTCCGAGGATTCAGTGGTCCACAGAAGGAGGAATACTTTAAGAAGAGAATCAGTGATGAGAAACTGGCCAGTAGAGTTTTTGCACACGTCAAATCATCAAGGAGCCTGTatatcatgtgtcacataccagtcttctgttggatttcagccactgttctagAGAGAATGTTGGATGAAGCAGAGAGTGGAGAGATCCCAAAGACTCTGACTCAAATGTACGCACATTACTTGATTattcagacagaaatgaaagagaagtacacagagagaaaaggaacaaatgaagaaatcatttttaaactggGGAGACTGGCTTTTCATCAACTTGAAAAAGGCAACCTCATCTTCTATGAGGAGGATCTGAGAGAGTGCGGCATTGATGTGAGAGAAgcatcagtgtactcaggagtGTGCACCcagatctttagagaggagttaGGGTTGTACCAGGGGAAAGTGTACAGCTTTGTCCATCTGAGTCTTCAGGAGTTTCTGgctgctttgtttgtgtttctttcttccatCAACAAGGTAAACACGGCCCATTCACAAACGGGACAACTTTCAGATCTCTTCCACCAGAAAACGATGTCCGAAACGTTAAAGACAGCAGTGGACAAAGCCTTACAGAGTGAGAATGGtcacctggaccttttcctccgcttcctccTGGGCCTCTCTCTGGAGTCCAACAAGACCCTCCTACAAGGCCTCCTTTCAGTGACAGGAAGCAGCTCTCAAGGCAAAGAGGAAATCGTCAGCTACATTAAGGAGAAGATTCGAGAGAATCCATCAGCAGAGAAATCCATCaatctgttttactgtttgaaCGAACTGAATGACCGTTCTTTAGTAGAGGAAGTCCAGAGATATCTGAAAGGGAGGGGTGATGTTTTGTGCCTCTCCGGAGTTCGTCTCTCTCCAGCTCAGTGGTCAGCTTTGGTCTTTGTTTTGCTGACCTCAGAGGAGAAGCTGGAAGAGTTTGACCAGACAAAATTTGCCCAGTCAGAGCAGTGCACCCTGCGGATGCTGCCAGTGATCAAAATGTCCAGAAAAGCTAT GCTGGCTAACTGTGAGcttacagagaaaagttgtgcgGATCTGGCCCAagctctcagctcaaactctgCATGTTTAACAGAGCTTAACCTGAGTGGGAACTACCTGCAGGATTCTGGGGTCAAGCTGCTTTCTGCTGGACTGAGAAGTCCaaactgtaaactacagaaactCTG GCTGTGTTACTGTGAACTCACAGAGGAAAGCTGTACACATCTGGCCTCGGTTCTGGGTTCAGAATCCTCCAGCCTTAGATATCTGAACCTACGAAATAATGATCTGCAGGATACAGGAGTGAAAaagctctctgctggactgacAAACCCCAACTGCAAACTAGAATCACTGAT GCTCTATAACTGTTATCTGACAGGGAAAAGCTGTGAAGCTTTAGCATTGGCTCTCCACTCAGAGACCTCCAGTTTGAGATTTCTGGACCTGAGTCACAACAACCTGCAGAATTCAGGAGTCAGTCTGCTCTCTGatggactgaagaatccacactgtaaactgcagACTCTCAA ACTGTTtaactgtaaactgacagagagaagctgtgctgctctggcctcagttctcagttcAACGTCCTCCAGCCTGAGAGATCTGGACCTGGGAAACAATAAACTCCAGGATCTGGGAGTGAAGCAGCTCTGTGTtggactggagaatccacactgtaaactagaGACAATAAA gataTCTGGTTGTAATCTCACTGAGGAGAGTGGTGTAACTCTAGCCTCAGTTCTCAGTTTACAgacctccagtctgagagatcTGGAACTGGGTGACAATAAGCtacaggattcaggagtgaagcagctctctgctggactgcaGGATCCTCACTGTAAACTAAGGACACTGAG GCTGTTTAACAACCAGTTTACAGAAGAAGGTTGTGCTGCTCTGTCTGCTGCTTTGAGGTCAAACCCCTCTCTCCTGACGGAACTGGATCTGAGCAAGAACACACTGGGAGATGTGGGAGCGAAccagctctctgctctactggggGATCCTGACTGTAATCTAGAGAAACTAGA GTTGAGACAGTGCAGCATCTCAGATGAAGACTGTAACAGCCTGGCTTCAGCTATCAGATCAAACCCATCACAgatgagagagctggatctgaaaTACAATAAAATTACAGACTTAGGAAAGAAGCTGCTATCTGCCTTACAGGAGGACAGCAAACTGGAGAAA TTAAAGTTACGCAAGTCTAAGCGCTGGATCGTCGCGTTAAGGAACTACACTTTCACTGCCGTATAG